From Camelina sativa cultivar DH55 chromosome 7, Cs, whole genome shotgun sequence, one genomic window encodes:
- the LOC104699517 gene encoding thylakoid lumenal 19 kDa protein, chloroplastic, with protein sequence MATKIFSASPVISASATRKPVLPKAIASRLGTSLAAALAATSVLTMVPALPAAGEGNQTYKIYYGTAASAANYGGYGGNSDRKASAEYVYDVPEGWKERLVSKVEKGTNGTDSEFYNPKKRTEKEYLTFLAGFRQLAPRDVILNNLALSDVDLQDLIAGADKVVSEERKDETGQVYYLYEIDGVGKHSLITVTCAKNKLYAHFVNAPAPEWNRDHDTLTHLRDSFKTVSSS encoded by the coding sequence ATGGCCACGAAAATCTTCTCGGCATCTCCGGTTATCTCCGCCTCCGCCACCAGAAAGCCGGTCCTCCCAAAGGCGATAGCATCGCGTCTTGGCACCTCCCTGGCCGCCGCGTTGGCCGCAACTTCCGTGCTGACGATGGTTCCTGCGCTGCCGGCGGCGGGCGAGGGGAACCAAACGTACAAAATATACTACGGAACGGCAGCGAGCGCGGCGAACTACGGGGGCTACGGGGGGAATTCGGATAGGAAGGCATCTGCGGAGTACGTGTATGATGTGCCGGAAGGGTGGAAGGAGAGGCTGGTGTCCAAGGTTGAGAAAGGGACAAACGGAACAGACAGCGAATTCTACAACCCCAAGAAGAGGACAGAGAAGGAGTACCTAACATTCCTGGCGGGGTTCAGACAGCTGGCGCCGAGGGATGTGATTCTCAACAACCTTGCCTTGTCGGACGTGGACTTGCAGGATCTAATAGCCGGCGCCGACAAAGTGGTGTCGGAAGAGAGGAAGGACGAGACAGGACAGGTCTACTATCTGTACGAGATCGATGGAGTTGGAAAGCACAGCCTGATCACAGTCACTTGCGCTAAGAACAAGCTCTACGCTCATTTCGTCAACGCCCCTGCACCCGAGTGGAACCGCGACCACGATACGTTAACCCATCTTCGCGACTCCTTCAAGAccgtctcttcttcttga